A genome region from Heliangelus exortis chromosome 12, bHelExo1.hap1, whole genome shotgun sequence includes the following:
- the PXK gene encoding PX domain-containing protein kinase-like protein isoform X6 codes for MEREFIAERQKGLQAYLDVITTHHILSNCELVKKFLDPNSYSVNYTEIALQHVSMFFRSEPKWEVAEPLKDIGWRIRKKYFLMKIKNQPKERLMLSWADLGPDKYLSDKDLQYAVKLLSSCSHPYIYKITFATANESSALVIRPFSEKGTLKDIIYKAKPKDPFLKKYCNPKKNQGLDLQQIKTYGRQILEVLKFLHEKGFPYGHLHSANVVLDGDTCKLLDLENSLLGLPSFYRSYFSQFRKINTLEGVDVHCFGHLLYEMTYGRPPDTIPVDSFPPAPSVSVVSVLESILTCEAMKNGMPTVSRLLQMPLFCDVLLTNSEKPQFKIPTKLKEALKTSKECIEKRLTEEQKLIHQHRRLTRAQSHHGSEEEKKKRKILARKKSKRSAYESGEEHSAKYSNSNNSAGSGASSPLTSPSSPTPPSTAGASSIPPAPPPPPLPPAAPPPPPPPSTEVPTQPSLQPGVSASRGALLSSIQNFQKGTLKKTQTCDYSAPRIS; via the exons ATGGAGCGGGAATTCAtagcagaaagacagaaaggacTCCAGGCCTATCTTGATGTAATTACTACCCATCACATACTGTCTAACTGTGAACTGGTAAAAAAATTCTTGGACCCAAACAGCTATTCTGTAAACTACACTG AGATTGCCTTACAGCATGTTTCAATGTTCTTCCGATCAGAGCCAAAGTGGGAAGTGGCAGAGCCATTAAAAGATATAG GCTGGCGAATAcgtaagaaatatttcttaatgaAGATTAAGAATCAACCAAAGGAACGGCTAATGTTAAGCTGG GCTGATCTTGGCCCTGATAAATACTTGTCTGACAAAGACTTACAGTATGCTGTGAaacttctttcttcctgttct CATCCCTATATTTACAAAATCACTTTTGCCACTGCCAATGAATCTTCAGCACTGGTTATTAGACCATTCAGTGAAAAAGGGACACTAAAAGACATTATTTATAAG gcaaaaccaaaagaCCCTTTCCTGAAGAAGTATTGCAAtcctaaaaaaaatcaaggtctTGATCTCcagcaaataaaaacatatgGAAGGCAAATATTAgag gtattaaAATTCTTGCATGAGAAAGGATTTCCTTATGGCCATCTTCACTCTGCCAATGTGGTGCTGGATGGGGACACCTGCAAGTTACTGGATCTAGAAAATTCCTTATTGGGACTTCCATCATTTTATAGATCATACTTTTCACAGTTTCGGAAAATTAAT ACTTTAGAAGGTGTTGATGTACATTGCTTTGGACACTTGCTGTATGAAATGACATATGGAAGACCTCCAGATACAATCCCAGTTGACAGCTTCCCTCCAGCACCATCAGTGTCTGTTG TGTCAGTGTTGGAATCCATTCTGACCTGTGAAGCTATGAAGAATGGAATGCCAACTGTTTCACGGCTCTTACAGATGCC ATTATTCTGTGATGTCCTGCTGACAAACTCAGAGAAACCACAGTTTAAG ATTCCTACAAAGCTAAAAGAGGCATTGAAAACTTCCAAGGAATGCATAGAAAAACGACTAACGGAAGAACAGAAATTG ATTCACCAGCACAGAAGGCTGACAAGAGCTCAATCTCACCATggctctgaagaagaaaaaaagaaaaggaagatctTAGCACGAAAA aagtcgAAGCGCTCTGCCTATGAAAGTGGGGAAGAACACTCAGCAAAATACAGCAACTCAAATAACTCAG CAGGCTCTGGGGCGAGTTCCCCATTAacatctccatcatctcccaCTCCACCCTCTACAGCAG GAGCATCGTCGATACCCCCAGCACCGCCACCTCCccccctgccaccagcagctcctcctcctcctcctcctccaagtACAGAGGTGCCAACACAGCCAAGCCTGCAGCCCGGGGTCAGTGCAAGCCGAGGAGCCTTACTCAGCTCCATTCAAAACTTTCAGAAAGGAactctgaagaaaacacagaccTGCGACTACAGTGCTCCCAGGATCAGCTGA